The Kryptolebias marmoratus isolate JLee-2015 linkage group LG9, ASM164957v2, whole genome shotgun sequence nucleotide sequence CCCTGCCCCTGAACGCCACAGCAACAAGCAGAAACATCTGACATGAGGCGGCACAAAAAAAGACCTGCTCTTCTGCTGGTCAAGAAAAGATGGAAATTTACCCACATACGGAGGACAATACTCTTTATTTCCTACGTTTAACCATAAAATGCATCCAAGGTTCTGTAAAGAAgcagctcttcctcctcaccCTCCATCATGACGTAAAGCATCACTTCTACAGTGACCCAGAGAAGCAGAGTGAAGCTCTACGGCTTTTACTTTGCTCTGAATCtatatttactgaaaacaacataaaagcactaaactttattatttattacccTTCGTATTTTATTCATAGTAATATATTGGCCAGAAATACCAATTAAAAGGCTTATTAATGAACAGTTCTGGCTACAAATCAGGACTTTTGAATATCAACCGAGCGACCTGCATCCAGGACGCGATCGGTCCGAACAGGAACACATTTATAAAGATGAAGGCGTTCGCAGCCGTCATGGCTTCAGATTCGGCTGTGTCGCGGAGCACGCAGCTCACCTTGGTGGCTGCGGTGACGGCAGCGTTAGCAGCCAGGTTGAGACCCCGTTTCCCAAACCTCATCATGGTCTCATAACTCCTGTCTTTGGCCTGAGCGATGTATTCATCAATTTCCTGAGGACAGCCGAGAgagcgggaaaaaaaaaactgtgattcTATTCACACGGACCTGGACACCCCTGTAGCTGCCGTCAAACCGTCCTACCTTCTCTTTGTTGGACAGCGTTGGGTGGACGAACTTGCGGTAGAGGACGCTGGAGCCTTTGGTGTACGGGGACAGGAGCCAGATCACGAAGGCGATCTTTAGCTCAAAGTAAAAAGGAaacctgagaaagaaaaagaaaagatccaACATGAAGAAGAATGGAGCTGACAGGTGGGGTCAATAATCACAGATCATTTTCTACCCTTATCTTTTGaacacatatttgttttattttactaccattttatttcctgtgctgaccacttttaaataaaaaaaaaaatactgtgacTGGTGTTTCTTATTGGTTTGACTGCAGCAAGCAAAAGCAAATGCTAAAAACAACCAGAAGCACAACTCAGAGGAACACCGTTTATCACagtaatgtagtttttttttgttttttcccctgctCTGACTGTAGAGTAtacattttcagataaaaaagaaaattaactgCAGCCCAGTGTAAAGTTCTGAATGGGGAATTATTTGATTACAACATATTTCAGCGATGGGGTTTTATGGAtcctggcaaaaaaaataaataaaaatgagctgtTAAAGACCAGCAacattgtaaagaagagtgggccgaAATTCCCCCACAACCACGTGAGagacaaaacagataaaatcataCAAAAAGACTTCAGTGCTGCTAAATCAGGTTCTACAACATGTTGAGCCGTGGGGTGTGCTGggtttttctacagtttttttccatttttgattaaaaatgacaCTGTGGACTCTGCTTTTTACCATCTCCTGATCCATAAAATCCTAGAACTGAATGGGAGCGAACCCTCCTCCTGACTGTCCTTTAATAAAGTGATGAACTTCATTTCTGGTGTTCTGGAGTTTCTGTGCCACAACACCAGACGTCAGGACAATCAGCTGGGTTTTATTTACTTACCGTTTCCGCTCCACTCCCCTTTCAGCCTCGGTCTCTTCTACTTAAAACCcgtttgtcttttaaatgttCGCTTTACTCGTTTATCTTAGGAGCTCTTTCCAAAGTTCAGATGCTTCCTGAATAACTTATCTTTACAGTGACGTCTGGGGGAAAAAGCCAAAGCTTCTCCTCACTTGGGTCAACTCTTTgcattgagattttttttttttttgtaaagtcaaaaacagaaagagcatgcagcaccacacacacacacacacacacacttaatgtCCAGATTTATTGGAAACAAGCCGTCCTAGTTTCACGTCGGTGCGTTTGAGAAGCTCCTGACTCACCATGACAGAAGCAAGTCTGTGGCCGTTTCCGCTGTCGTAAACAATGCAAATACTATCCAGTACATCATCCACTtcacctgcagagaaaaagagcgagaaaaaaaataaaaataaaaaaaataaaaagagaccaaatgttattaaaaatagCACATGATCCACATGCCCCCATCACATGTGACTAAACAACATGTCCACAACCAACACAGAGCTGCAGCATTCacttcactttgttttgttgttgtttatatcTCTGGTACTGAACACAAGAATCAAATCAGCCCTGAAGTGTAAGAGACGCACTGAGCGTTAATGAATTAaagtctctcacacacacacacaggaagacaTCAAACCAAATCATTTGGCTCGTTTAATGAGTCAAATAGCAGAAAAAGAGTGAAAGctctaaaaatggcaaaacccccctctcctcctcctcctcccgtcaCTCGCTCCTTCTGTGGCCTTCTGCTCGAGCAGCGATGGAGAGGGAGGGTTGCCATAGTAACCAGCCAGGAGGAGCCTGTTCTCCAGAATAAATGTAGGCTGAGGGCCAGagcgctcctcctcctcctggcttCCTTCTCTCCGTCTCTCGATTGATGCAGTGATGAGGTAAACAGGAGGAACCCCAtttacaccaaaaacaaaaaaggaggcaCCGCTGCCTTTTTCGGCTAGTTTCCCCTAGCAACACCGGCTAATTCATTAGCACTTGGGGTAATATATTGATATTCACTTTGTACGGCTCACAGTACAGGGAGGGACTGTGCTCCAAAATAACActtatatacataaaaaaagacattactGGAAACGAGAGGGTGgacatttgaaacaaataacTTTAGGCAGTTTTATGCTGTGTTTATCTGCAGACCATCAAACCTTCTGCACTGATTAGTTCTCAACCTTTCAAGATTTTTCCCCCCTGCATCCAttccccaccaccacacacacacacacgactgaTGTATGAAAAAcactttcttaaaaataaacctgactgTTATTCATTTTATCCATCTAATAAGTGCCAAATAGGCCGACAGAAGAACGTGACCCGTGaaggcaaaatgagtcacaatgaggaatttttcaatctttaattatttttattttcagcttctcCATCTGAAAAGCTTCAAGCTGACTCGTAGTTTGTCAGAATTTAGCGATTTATCACCCGACCTGGCAACAAGCTCATATTATTTATGAGCGCGCCTGTTTGAAAACGCAGCTTTTATTGGTCTTAACTGGATTTCCAgacatatattaaaaaaaagaggaatccccaagcttcacaatgagGCAACATTACacaaagggatttcccagcagagaaaaatggtaaattttaaaggaaagaaatgaaaaagattAGATTAAAAAGGATcgtttctgaagacatacctgttagacaactttgatttaaaggtagattaggaagattatatgCCGTTTTAGTTACAATCATTGCTAggtggtgtctttatggactcatttttactaaaaataatataaaaaaggatcaatattttcacactttttgcACTGAGCTCATCTTGACTCTTTTTACCTGccgaaaatctgttcataactttttaagtaatcttgtaaagagacagacagacagacgctgccaacaacataacctccttggctgagataataataaaaaaaagaacaatgactTTTATGGGAGGCTAAAGTTCTTTTGagacaacagcaatccactttcgCTTTAggcccacttggactagccgttagctcgtcaatcagGTCAGAGTGAAactatttgtccaaactgaggtcgttcaaagagctatctgcaacaggtaagatcattgttcacaacctttccacagaaccccacctcaAATATAGGTTCTCTCTTTAAAagagtgagaaagaaaaaaaagaaaaaaatagtctgAAATGTCCAGAAGACTGTAACCCTCAGCTGGACCCAGGTTTAAGTCATCAGGTTTCTTCCTTCACCAACAAATCTCAGTTAATTGTCAATTATTCTAGACTAACATGTAAAAAAGGACATCCGGAGGATTTTCTAAAGCGCAACATGACAAGTCTTCAGGAAGCAGCCTAACGATGAAAGAACGTCATCAAAATAACGTTCCGTTTtatgaaaacattgttttaattaaaaatagattgctcatacatttttaaaacatcacagGAACAAGGgcgagtgtgtgtgcgtgtgtgtgtttttcatttcaggATCCTTTCAGCACCACGGTGACCTCATTTCAGGAACGTTTCCGTGTCCTACTTGATCCCCTCGGTGCTTTCAGCTTCACCTCGGAGAAACTTTTTgttataaaacatgtttgatatTTTGATCGACAAGGTCTAAATCAGAAGTGTTATCCCAATTCTTTTATGGCCtctaacaaaaacaatgtcATCCTTTTCTGTCTTAAATCTATTACTGCGTTCCCTCTCGGCGTGGGCcgtaaaaatttaaatgttacacAAAATCGAGGACACCAGCTGAAAGTAAAATCTGCTAAAGAGCGAGTGAGACAGAAGGAGACCAATAACCGGAGGTGGTACTCACATATTCCTTCACGTTCTTCGTTTTGACAGCCTTGTATGAGGAGTACGCCGGGTAGAGCGTCCCAAAGGCGAGGctgcaaaaacagagcagagacaCCCGGGTCGGGTCAGTGCAAGATGATTCTGTAAGAGGGCATGACCTCTGGGCGCACACACACCTCCAAGTTTACCTAAATTCTGCACGACTGTTCTACTTTTACTTTAACGAGTTCAGTGTGTTTAACCGCGCAGAGCGGAGCAACGACGCCGCAGAAAACGCAACAACAGGGCGAGGCCCATCAGAACAGGCCGGTCCgatcagcaacacaaacacgGTGAATGAGATCAGGGCGTCAGGAGGACTGTAGCGAgatgaagtggaaaaaaaaaaacacacacacacaaaaaaaaaaaaaaaggtccatcAGGGGTGGGTCACCCGTGCGTGCTCGCTGATGTTTGGCTGCATCCTTTGCCTCTGTGGTGACGACAGGACCGAAAGGACAACAGGCGGAAATATGTAAACGTCTGTCAGCTTACAGCTTAAATATGCATCACACCAGGAACGTGCTTCCAGCTGAGCATCGCTCAGATCTCGTGTCCTATTTAGAGCTGCTCAGTCGTGTGTGCAGAAGGCTCCCAGCGCTGCGCACTGACTCAAAGCAGACGTCCAGGCTGGTGGACCACCCTCAGCCGTCCGATGTCAGGACCCCGTCTGTGCCCACATCCCAGCCTCACCTCCGAGCTGGTTCCTTTCTCCTTCATCTGAGTTAAACGGCGGATAACGTGCCCGTCTGAAGGACACGGCTGCGGGTTTAAGGAGCTGAGCGAACCGTCGATTGTTCGCTTTGGTGCCCTGGGGCAGTTGGTGATGCATCTCCAGTCACAGCAGACGCACGACCACCTGAGGGAGGCGCAGGGAAGTGGATCCACCTTGGAAGGCGTCTGAAAAGTGACAGTCTGAAGTGTGTTATTCTTGTGCAATCCAGGTCTATTTTTGGTTCTGAGCATCGCCTCCACACCCGAGGCCTTCAGAAATGCACAATGGGTGGTTAAGATCAGAAATCAACAACCAAAATGTCCAGCATTGGTGTTGGATGGGTCTGTTTGAAAGGTGGCAACAATGCAGCACAGAAATCAAGTGTTGATAAGGAAGAAGCTGAGGTCTGAGATCACCTTACCGTCCATGCATCAACAACTGATGGGTTTAACTCATTCATTCCTGTGAGATTGAGCTCAACCATTACAGGTTATGAACACAAACCTGCTGAAAGGCTCAGTCTTCAGAGCAGCTTTCAGCTCAGATAGAACCATGGCAGGcggctcttttttatttatttattcctgtgTTTACTCGTCTGCAGCAAGGCTTGCATACTAAGCAGGCTGGCTTGGAACAACACGAGCCGCTCGGTAACAGCTCCTGAAACAATAAGTATGTCATTTTTGGGGCTAATTATTAAGCGCCGTTAGCTACCAGCGGCTAACGCACGCGCTGGATTGTGCTGCATCATCGCACCCGatttcaacagaaacaaacggttacaattaaataaaattaaaaaaataataataagcgAGCAGCAGCTTGAACTCGGTGGCTAATTAACAGCCTGCCCGCTGTGTTTCATCCACTTCTAAGAGGAGCCGTTTTCGGACAGGAAGCTGATAAGAGGGACGCCGGTGCAGCTAGTCACAACACCAGACACCAAAATGAATGGAGCCCCGGCCCCCGAAATACTCACACAACTACCCTCGAAATAATCCAGGACACCATGTTGCTGGGCGGCCGACTGACAGCCTCTTTCTTCCGTGGCGAGAGGAAACCCAGTTGGCTAGCGAGCGGGCTCGGTGCCCTCCATCCCCCGTCCAGGACGCGGAGTGTCACGATGCGAACCGggaggctgctgctgccgctgctatCAGGTGGGGGAGCGGGCAGCCGCGGGGGGAGCCGCTGCTGCAATCTGCTCCGGGACAGGCGGGCTCTTAAAGGGACAGGCTCAGCTGTAGGGCATGTGTATCATCCgggatttagaaaaaataaccactaaataccCACCATTCGCCACCACAAGTCTGCCGCGtaaattgtaataaatgagcGAAATCGGCAGGGTCGTGTTTCGGTCTCTAACGGCTCTGAGTCGAATTGTTTACACCCGAACATTGCCGAGCTCATTTCGGAGAGTCTCGGCAGATATCGAGCGCGGTAGCAGAATCCCCGGATGTAAACAGAACCAGGAAGAGAAAAGGTAAACTACTTCTTCTGACTCAAAGCTGTGAGGACGAGAGTCCACAAAAGTCATTTTGGGGAGGAAATCGAGCGGTGGAGAGAGTTTATGGAAAACTCACATGTAAATGAGCTGTGCAGAGATAATCTGAACTCTGCTGAATTTAGCTGTTattaaatttttgttgtttttatagacaatttttacaaaaaccctaaTGAGTTTGAGTTATTGACCCCCAGTCAATCATTTAATGCAGAAAATTAATGTAGAAGCATAAATATTCgaatcaaaagattttaaaaagcacatattttgacagctatcaCAGCTTTAACTTTTGAATTCACTTCTGGAATCAATCCAAATCAAAATGACCTGCCACAGCATAAATAAATCACCCAATTTTGACCTAAAACTTTGTGTCATAGTAGCcgagactgattcccaacacagTTATCGGATAGTCAACAGATTGTCCTAGAATcaactttgttagcaaaatatctcatgaaccacaagacttattttaatgaaactctcaggaaataatcattgaatacatctacaacaaattaaCCTTTGGCGCCAAAAAAATTCAAGCTAATCAACCGTAGCCAATGCAACGGCTggaattcagtcaattttacaaatattgagctaaaagttgatgtggtagtagctgagagtcattcacacacaaaatgtaACATTGAAATAGGAGAAATGCTGGTTGAGGATagagagaaaatgaaatgtttgatgAGGAAGGACTGAATTATGGACACctcaaaacaaacccaacataactaataaatgttaaatcaaCCACTTAAGCTTTTTTAATACTCTCAAATGTGGAAACCTTGCTTATTTTAGATATCTTTACTTTTACTCTGacttataaaaacatgtttttgactAGAAGAAATGCCACTAATGGCATCTAATAAAAAGTAGTTTGATTACATGTTATAAAAGGTCTGCCACAGTTGTCGTTTAGTCGCTTTCGCTTTGAAATAGTCTGTTTGTTCCTCTCTGTGCGCCGACAGCACCCTAATAAGGGCAATAAAACAGAGCAGCCACTGTATTTATCACGAGAGATTGTTATAAAACAGCTATAATACCAAACTGAACGCAAGTCAGCATGATCTTCCTGGTTTACTGGATGAAGTTTTAAAGCCGAAGCCTCACATCTTGTAGCATTATTCAGTTTCCAAACAGGCATTGATAACGAATGAAAGCCCCCACAGGACGGGCTGATGGAAAAGTGACGCCTACTAAAGACCCCCTTCCCTCTGGCTCACCTTTTTGTAATCCCGCCCAGGTCTGGAACTGGTTTCCTGGTCTGATCTGGTTTCAGGTCTGTGCACATTCAGCCCACAGCCTCTAAACGTGGGCCAATTGTGgaatgggtttgttttttttccccctctaaaTACATTTGCTGAAAAATCTTCCAAAAATCCTAACGTAAGTTGACACTGATGACCGTTCATCATGTTGTGTTCAAACTCTATTGCTGTAATCTgcatttttagattaaaatcacaCGAGTGGAGGTCCAAACGTAGGCATTTAGTTGAATCTTGatcttttgaataaaataaaggactttttaaataaacattcgACAAAGCCGCTTTTGtcaattttattgtgaaaaaaatcagactgCTAAGATCAATATATATATTGATACAATGTTAATGGCCAGTAGTTCTGTTCAGCTGCAACTGTGATTCTTTAACAATGTTCTTGGAAGTCTGCAGTTCATCAACACCCTGggacaaagattaaaaaaaaagaaagaaaagaaaccaaaactgCCGTCTCTGAAGCTCTACAGATCATTAACTTGTGCATAAAAAGAAATTTCTTactctaaaagtgaaataagaaACTAAAGATACAAAACTTTGGTCTGCTTCCCTTGACTGGCTGCTTCGTGAATTCATTTCAGCCAGTGACGACAAAAACAATCAGCGGtttgaaaacttaaaacaaaagaactacCAAAACAGATTCTATTGAGGAAAATAACGTCATCCAAGTAGGAAAAGTTAACCCAGTACTCACATTTCGTCAGTTGCTTTATTTGTAGATGAACCTCTGCTCCAAAGGCACGGCAGCTTTTTACCTCCATCAATCAAACATCTTACATATACaatgaaaacaacagaacacaCTGACCATAAATACAATGttaatccaaaaacaaaaaagaaaaacaaaaagaaaaaagaaaaacttgaaaaacaaCTAGACAAGTTTGAGCATACTGTGTTACAGCGATGAAGAAACTGTCTTCATCGTAGCTCTGATTAGCCCCTCCCTGTCTAAACccgccccccccctcccctccccaatCAAATGAAATGTTCTCTTTCCCCAAACTCAAACCTTCACTGCTCAAACAACATACACCATCTTCAAAAAACGTGTACGCTGCAGCTTTGACGTGTACATGTGGGATGTGTGCCGTGGGTGCATGTAGAGGAGTGGTCTTCCCGGGGAAGGTCTACGGGCGCGCCAGTTTCGGTTCATGTGCCTTCAGCGTCCCGACGGCGTCCTTCACGGCGTGATAGATGATGTTCTTCACCTGAGGAGAGGACCGTAACTGTAAGCATTTACTGAGCCCTGGCAGGGACGATGAAACAGAGACACTTCGATGGTCAAACGCCAACCTGTAGCTTGTCTTCGTGGTTTGTGTGAGTTGTAGAAAGGTGCCTGAACTCCTGCGTCAGTCTGAAACAGTGCCTCACGTGCTCAGGAGACACAAAGTCCTCTGCCGCCTTGATACAGCTGTACAGGTTGTGGAcctgaaagcaggaaaaaccCGGGAAAAGCCCGGATGTTACTGAAAGGAGAACACCGATCAGAAGTCACACACACGTATGCAGACACTGCCTTCATGCTGACCTGGTGTGGCGCTCCAGCAGGGATAAACACGGCGTCTCCTAAGAACTGAACAATGGCCCAGCCCTGGACGCCGTACTCCTCATAAAGACGCCGTCGGAGCCCCTGG carries:
- the reep2 gene encoding receptor expression-enhancing protein 2 is translated as MVSWIISRVVVLAFGTLYPAYSSYKAVKTKNVKEYVKWMMYWIVFALFTTAETATDLLLSWFPFYFELKIAFVIWLLSPYTKGSSVLYRKFVHPTLSNKEKEIDEYIAQAKDRSYETMMRFGKRGLNLAANAAVTAATKGQGVLSDKLRSFSMQDLTLINTEDELDLHTSDVRMRRDPPDEMTSSGASTLPRAKSVTMRQTRSVAAVALVDDASSQHSSDQSDTRTEHSDDDLGDKAPKRSTSTAKTAKKPAAAKTETQAKTVKKPAKKKTTSNNAETPP